From Bacteroidia bacterium, one genomic window encodes:
- a CDS encoding phosphoglycerate kinase, translated as MAAIETYSFKDKRALIRVDFNVPLHKENLSVTDDTR; from the coding sequence ATGGCAGCGATTGAAACTTATTCATTTAAAGACAAAAGAGCCCTAATCCGAGTTGACTTTAATGTACCCTTGCATAAAGAAAACCTAAGTGTAACAGATGATACCCG